A single genomic interval of Variovorax sp. PMC12 harbors:
- a CDS encoding type II toxin-antitoxin system RelE/ParE family toxin: MAVRILPDAQEDLLSLQEYMLDRWSESDWLRAEDEIFEKLALVDTGFLMGAPVSELVSVGIFEYHSVFTSHHKLVYRRIGDDTFVYAVAGHRQDYPTLLMKRLLRI, translated from the coding sequence ATGGCCGTCCGCATTCTTCCCGATGCCCAGGAAGACTTGCTTTCCCTTCAGGAGTACATGCTCGACAGGTGGAGCGAGTCCGACTGGCTCCGGGCCGAGGACGAGATTTTCGAGAAGCTGGCCCTGGTCGACACAGGTTTCTTGATGGGGGCACCCGTATCGGAGCTCGTATCCGTTGGCATCTTTGAGTACCACAGCGTTTTCACCTCACACCACAAGCTGGTCTACCGACGTATTGGCGATGACACATTCGTTTACGCCGTGGCTGGCCATCGGCAGGACTACCCCACGCTTTTGATGAAGCGTCTTCTGCGAATCTGA
- a CDS encoding sensor histidine kinase encodes MTFIRLLRLWLCLALGCLALQAQALVVSASDGAQGPRALSSGVGIQRDPSGQWTIADVAAGGARHGGFAPLNGAVEEGFTRDTVWLRLSLSRAPDAPSRWLLRLRPPRISEAVLYSPDGHGGFTQVDIGDRQPFAQREIPDHNFVYPLQLSAEPADYFLKLRSDGPALRAELDLWQATGFAQHRTTDYAVAGLLVGAAILSVCMNLIFMAWLRDSLYGHYALYVVGVAALTLNRQGFVAQWLLDAHPERVAQTLLVVNCLFNVVATTFMARIFGFRQHWKPAAIFFDGVAAFNLLACFVALTSHHPAAAPWVSAGSVLSTSFGGVFVAYLLIVRRQWQYLLPASAFAVGTILGIYGLLKLWLGDWLPGAQPERLYVVGSMMHLVLLNAAVANRTRRAEIDVRVERDKVLSVRLEAERQLESTVVRRTAELASANAMLHEEIAVRARLENQLTQALQVEREAIAQQREFVAMVSHEFRTPLTAIDAAAQSLEISRLGAQPAVRSRTERIRRAVQRLTMLIENVMLADRLQSASHSMRLETLDIVALAQGLCDSFHFQSPSRIRLEVHAAAEVWVRADRALLDIALRNLVHNALKYSAADRPVIVALKTVAGSVRIDVTDQGDGIAPHDAPRIFEKYFRAESASRVPGTGLGLHLSRDIARLHGGDVELVATSEAGSVFRLRLPLSA; translated from the coding sequence TTGACTTTCATCCGATTGCTGAGGTTGTGGCTGTGCCTCGCGCTGGGATGTCTTGCGCTGCAAGCTCAGGCGCTCGTGGTGTCGGCATCGGACGGCGCGCAGGGCCCTCGCGCACTGTCGAGCGGGGTGGGAATACAGCGGGACCCTTCGGGCCAATGGACCATCGCCGACGTGGCAGCTGGAGGCGCGCGGCACGGCGGCTTCGCGCCGCTGAACGGCGCGGTCGAAGAAGGCTTCACTCGCGACACCGTGTGGCTGCGGCTGTCGCTGTCGCGCGCGCCCGATGCGCCTTCGCGCTGGCTGCTGCGGCTGCGCCCACCGCGGATCAGCGAAGCGGTCCTGTATTCGCCGGATGGTCATGGGGGCTTCACGCAGGTCGACATCGGCGACCGCCAACCGTTCGCGCAGCGGGAGATTCCGGACCACAACTTCGTCTACCCGCTGCAGTTGTCGGCCGAGCCGGCGGACTACTTCCTGAAGCTGCGCAGCGACGGCCCTGCCCTGCGCGCCGAACTCGACCTCTGGCAGGCCACGGGTTTCGCGCAGCATCGCACGACGGACTACGCCGTGGCGGGCCTTCTGGTGGGGGCGGCGATCCTGTCCGTGTGCATGAACCTGATCTTCATGGCGTGGCTCAGGGACTCGCTCTATGGCCACTATGCGCTGTACGTGGTCGGGGTTGCAGCGCTCACGCTCAACCGCCAGGGGTTCGTAGCGCAGTGGCTGCTCGATGCGCATCCAGAACGGGTGGCGCAGACGCTTCTCGTCGTCAATTGCCTCTTCAACGTGGTCGCGACCACCTTCATGGCGCGCATCTTCGGATTCCGGCAGCACTGGAAACCCGCGGCCATCTTCTTCGATGGCGTGGCTGCGTTCAACCTGCTGGCGTGCTTCGTCGCGCTGACGAGCCACCACCCGGCGGCCGCACCCTGGGTGAGCGCAGGCAGCGTGTTGTCCACCAGCTTCGGCGGCGTGTTCGTGGCCTACCTGCTGATCGTGCGCCGCCAGTGGCAGTACCTGTTGCCTGCTTCGGCGTTCGCCGTCGGCACCATCCTCGGCATCTATGGCCTGCTGAAACTATGGCTTGGCGACTGGCTGCCGGGCGCGCAACCCGAACGGCTGTACGTGGTAGGAAGCATGATGCATCTCGTGCTGCTGAACGCCGCCGTGGCCAACCGGACCCGACGCGCGGAGATCGACGTGCGCGTCGAGCGCGACAAGGTGCTGTCGGTGCGGCTGGAGGCCGAGCGTCAGCTCGAATCGACCGTCGTGCGGCGCACCGCCGAACTGGCCAGCGCCAATGCCATGCTCCATGAAGAGATCGCGGTGCGGGCGCGCCTGGAGAACCAACTCACGCAGGCGCTGCAGGTCGAGCGCGAGGCGATCGCGCAGCAGCGGGAGTTCGTCGCCATGGTCTCGCACGAGTTCCGCACGCCGCTGACCGCCATCGATGCCGCAGCCCAGTCGCTCGAGATTTCGCGGTTGGGCGCGCAGCCTGCCGTGCGGTCGCGCACCGAGCGGATCCGGCGCGCCGTGCAGCGCCTGACGATGCTGATCGAGAACGTCATGCTCGCGGACCGCCTGCAGTCGGCCAGCCACTCCATGCGGCTGGAAACCCTCGACATCGTGGCACTGGCGCAAGGCCTGTGCGACAGCTTCCACTTCCAGAGCCCTTCACGCATCCGGCTGGAAGTGCACGCTGCGGCCGAGGTCTGGGTCCGTGCGGATCGCGCATTGCTCGACATCGCGCTGCGCAACCTGGTCCACAACGCGCTGAAGTACTCCGCCGCCGATCGGCCAGTCATTGTTGCGCTGAAGACGGTCGCGGGCAGCGTCCGCATCGACGTGACGGACCAGGGCGACGGCATCGCGCCGCATGATGCGCCGCGCATCTTCGAGAAGTACTTCCGCGCCGAGAGCGCGTCCAGAGTCCCGGGCACCGGACTGGGCTTGCACCTGTCTCGCGACATCGCCCGGCTCCACGGCGGCGACGTCGAGCTCGTTGCAACGTCCGAGGCCGGCTCCGTGTTCAGGCTGCGGCTGCCGCTCAGCGCTTGA
- a CDS encoding efflux transporter outer membrane subunit translates to MRILLLPVVMALSACSLTPGLVKPATPIPEMYPGQVPADATAHGADLGWRSMFGDRRLQRLIALALENNRDLRIAVLNVEAAQAQYGIQRAARWPGVDATGNATRQRTAANDELNPAVPAAVQNQFGVSVGSSAFEIDLFGRVRALSDASLARYLASDHGRRAAQIALVGAVADAYFAERLAQEQLQLSERTLADWRQSLDLARRLKAARQSSGLEVAQAEGQVATAEADVQARRRAMAQAGHALRLLVGAEIPAGLPDGLPLQDQPVVSQLPAGLPSDLLYRRPDIQQAEQALIAANADIGAARAAFFPRLSLTASLGYTSPAMGSLFDGAQRAWSFAPQLSFPLFSAGRLRGELRLAEVRKSSAVVAYEQAIETAFREVVDGLAGRQTFAVQLEAQARAVASAERRSALSSLRYRAGTEGRLELLDAQRQLYAARQAQLDLRRSAFGSAVALYKALGGGLRDADAGP, encoded by the coding sequence ATGCGGATCCTCCTTCTTCCTGTCGTCATGGCGCTGTCCGCCTGCTCGCTGACGCCCGGGCTGGTCAAACCCGCGACGCCGATCCCCGAGATGTATCCGGGCCAGGTACCGGCCGATGCCACGGCGCACGGCGCAGACCTCGGCTGGCGCAGCATGTTCGGCGACAGGCGGCTGCAGCGATTGATCGCACTGGCGCTTGAGAACAATCGCGACCTGCGCATCGCCGTCTTGAACGTCGAGGCGGCGCAGGCTCAGTACGGCATCCAGCGCGCGGCGCGGTGGCCCGGGGTCGATGCGACCGGCAACGCGACGCGCCAGCGGACCGCAGCCAATGACGAATTGAACCCCGCGGTTCCCGCTGCCGTTCAGAATCAGTTCGGTGTGAGCGTGGGCTCGAGCGCGTTCGAGATCGACCTCTTTGGCCGCGTGCGCGCCCTGTCGGACGCATCGTTGGCGCGCTACCTGGCAAGCGATCACGGACGGCGGGCCGCGCAGATCGCCTTGGTCGGCGCGGTGGCCGATGCCTACTTCGCCGAGCGCCTGGCGCAGGAGCAGCTGCAGTTGTCCGAGCGCACGCTCGCCGACTGGCGCCAATCGCTGGACTTGGCGCGCCGGTTGAAGGCCGCCCGCCAGAGCAGCGGGCTGGAGGTTGCCCAGGCCGAGGGGCAGGTGGCAACTGCCGAGGCGGATGTGCAGGCGCGAAGGCGCGCCATGGCGCAGGCCGGTCATGCACTGCGGCTGCTGGTGGGTGCGGAGATTCCGGCCGGCTTGCCGGATGGGCTGCCGCTGCAGGATCAGCCGGTGGTGAGCCAGCTGCCGGCGGGGTTGCCTTCGGACCTGCTGTACCGGCGGCCGGACATCCAGCAGGCCGAGCAGGCGCTCATCGCGGCGAACGCGGACATCGGCGCTGCGCGGGCGGCTTTCTTCCCTCGGCTCTCGCTGACGGCATCCCTGGGCTACACCAGCCCGGCCATGGGCAGCCTGTTCGATGGCGCGCAGCGTGCGTGGAGCTTTGCGCCACAGCTCTCCTTCCCATTGTTCTCGGCCGGCCGGCTGCGCGGCGAGTTGCGCCTGGCCGAGGTGCGCAAGTCCAGCGCGGTGGTGGCTTACGAGCAGGCCATCGAGACAGCCTTCCGAGAGGTGGTCGACGGTCTGGCGGGGCGCCAGACCTTCGCCGTGCAACTGGAAGCCCAAGCGCGCGCGGTGGCGAGCGCAGAACGCCGTTCGGCCCTGTCCAGCCTGCGTTACCGTGCGGGAACGGAGGGACGCCTCGAACTGCTCGATGCACAACGCCAGCTCTATGCCGCCAGGCAGGCGCAGCTGGATCTGCGGCGCAGTGCGTTCGGCAGTGCGGTGGCGCTGTACAAGGCCTTGGGCGGCGGCCTGAGGGACGCGGATGCCGGGCCCTGA
- a CDS encoding autotransporter outer membrane beta-barrel domain-containing protein produces the protein MNRTHRIVINRRTGTCQAVSEAAKSSRGGRSGVGCALTIAAALLTAAASPAHAQSQALWASPVAGDWLVGANWSIGAVPTAAHDVFIDGPGEAQVSGGGANAQANFFTMAQNSTEAHVAVTNGATLTVARSALGLNGAATIQIDGANSVFNAGRMLLGYSGPATLTVGNGGKLSAVNIEFGSLAGGVGTLNLNAGGTVEVGGAVGGIIPPNGGSGVFNWSGGTLRVIDSSLATAMPATLTGSTSTLDTNGFDATFSGTLSGGGALNKTGSGTLTLAGANTYGGGTNVGQGVLAIASGSALGGGPLSIANAALRGIATTTLGNAVNLNGPATISAGTGTTLRLTGTIGFNADLNVGEAGHAGTVEIASDTGALTGGNINVNYGSLRSDGQMLARMVETAPATTVAAGATLDFNDRMAYPVSIRNLQGAGTVNTGTVDVSTIGVQAGDFSGSITGAGRLSKSGPGTFTLRAPASYLGPTVVGAGTLALAGNGALPGGTALNVSTGATFDASGINAADVNLGVLIGGGSVVMGAKSLTLSGSGNGFFNGNLSGSAGLNKTGTGKQIFAGPNAYQGGTTVSGGTLALEDGGSLSGLGAVNVTSAGTFDISGLNGAVTAIGTLAGSGRVVLGDKVLSTGDVADSVFSGVIEGANGGLIKRGSGTLSLDGVNTYGGATTVQSGQLAVGGTAAASGARIAGSVALASAATLSGFGTIGGDATINNGSHLAPGDPAAGSGIGTLRFDRNLTLQDGSQLDFDFGAPSGLASVPGQSDNVEVGGVLTIRSAVLNVRNTGSMGPGLYNLFKWGDALVVYAGGFAPPPGMTLQTLVASKQINLITTAGYTLNFWNGNGLASPTQMGGGDGTWSANSPNWADESGVASGPLQPSPSFAIFGGAAGNVAVSNTAGAVLASGLQFASDGYRLSGGTLTLVADAGHPAPVEVRVGDGSAGAAAWKATISGVIAGSDGLAKTGVGTLVLSGANTYSGGTTVRAGTLEVAADNNLGAAGGNLTLDGGTLRATTGFTTDRTVSLGSGGGGIDVAPIQTLRLDGAISGDGALVKTGAGTLVLGAANAHKGGTAVNEGTLEAAATGALGSGAASVASNAVLVFSGSAQSGSQTITAAERASPSANAGFVQFRDSASAGSAHLVMNSGASAEFRDSASAGTAVIDNHGGLSNFMANATAGKSTITNYAGGQINLLDNASAGQATFVNKSGGLIDVFDNATADQATVVNEAGGRLRISSLTGGGIGIGSLGGAGNVILGAKALTTGGLNADTEVSGVISGTNGSLVKIGTGALTLSGANTYTGGTALRQGRLNVGHAQALGTGALTMDDDTTLGFAADGLTIANAIQLTGKNDPVIDTGAFNGTLSGSISGGGFVTKQGTGTLTLMGANTYTGATNVAQGTLKAGAANTLSAASAHSVASGATLDLAGFSQTVASLANSGVVSLAGATPGTTVTVNGNYVGNNGVLKLGTALNATGPSDRLVIDSGAASGRTSVQFANLGGLGALTSGNGIEVITAKNGATTTAQTTKDAFMLAGGQVNAGAYEYRLYAADANGAGENWYLRSSLPASVPQAPAAPIITYRAEASLYSALPGQLRQGNLAMLGDLRKRVGDDEVKGTSTNPAGSDRRAWARVLSTDIDIQQGGTVSPSSKGRLTGFQAGTDLLATPNWRAGLYVGQLDGDASVRGFASGIQNLGVGRNDLRSQYVGVYGTYTTDSGFYADAVVQSGRHRYIVEPLASLGVGGKGNSLLGSIEVGQSLALGGSGWRIEPQLQLIHQHMDLGNSAIAGAIVQPQADSGWIARAGVRVKGEIATGLGTLQPYGRFNVYRTSSGADIARFVNGATTTDIAAPTGGTSTELAGGFTLALGSSTSLYGEIGKLWSSGGDARVRSGINGSIGVRVKW, from the coding sequence ATGAACCGTACCCATCGCATCGTCATCAATCGCCGCACAGGCACCTGCCAGGCTGTTTCCGAAGCCGCGAAGTCCTCAAGAGGAGGGCGCTCAGGCGTCGGCTGTGCGCTGACCATCGCAGCGGCGCTGCTCACTGCGGCCGCTTCGCCAGCACATGCGCAATCGCAGGCGCTGTGGGCGTCACCTGTGGCGGGCGATTGGTTGGTAGGAGCCAACTGGAGCATCGGCGCCGTGCCCACGGCGGCCCACGACGTTTTCATCGACGGACCGGGCGAAGCGCAAGTCTCTGGCGGCGGCGCGAACGCCCAAGCCAATTTCTTCACCATGGCCCAGAACAGCACCGAGGCGCATGTTGCGGTGACCAATGGGGCAACACTGACGGTCGCGCGCTCGGCCCTGGGTCTCAACGGCGCGGCGACGATACAGATCGACGGGGCGAACTCGGTGTTCAATGCCGGGCGCATGCTCCTAGGCTACTCGGGGCCTGCCACCTTGACCGTCGGCAACGGAGGCAAGCTCTCGGCCGTGAACATCGAGTTCGGTTCATTGGCCGGCGGTGTGGGCACGCTCAACCTGAATGCCGGCGGCACGGTCGAGGTCGGCGGCGCGGTTGGCGGCATCATCCCCCCGAATGGAGGCAGCGGTGTCTTCAACTGGTCGGGCGGCACGCTGCGGGTGATCGACAGCAGCCTGGCCACCGCAATGCCCGCCACCCTCACGGGTTCTACTTCCACGCTCGACACCAACGGCTTCGATGCGACGTTCTCGGGCACGCTGTCAGGCGGCGGCGCGCTCAACAAGACGGGTTCCGGAACGCTCACGCTCGCGGGTGCCAACACCTACGGCGGTGGCACGAACGTCGGTCAGGGGGTGCTTGCCATCGCCAGTGGCTCGGCGCTCGGAGGCGGCCCTCTATCCATCGCCAATGCAGCGCTTCGCGGCATCGCCACCACGACGCTGGGCAACGCAGTCAATCTCAACGGGCCAGCGACGATTTCCGCGGGCACGGGCACCACGCTGCGCTTGACGGGCACGATCGGATTCAATGCTGACCTGAACGTCGGAGAGGCCGGGCACGCGGGCACCGTGGAGATCGCAAGCGACACGGGTGCGCTCACGGGCGGCAACATCAACGTCAACTACGGCAGCCTTCGCTCGGACGGACAGATGCTCGCGCGCATGGTGGAGACCGCGCCTGCCACCACCGTGGCGGCCGGCGCCACGCTGGACTTCAACGATCGCATGGCGTACCCGGTGTCGATCCGCAACCTGCAAGGCGCTGGCACGGTGAACACCGGCACGGTCGATGTGTCCACGATAGGCGTGCAGGCGGGCGACTTCTCGGGGTCGATCACGGGCGCCGGCCGGCTGTCGAAATCCGGCCCGGGCACCTTCACGCTGCGCGCGCCCGCCAGCTACCTGGGGCCGACGGTCGTCGGCGCGGGAACGCTCGCCCTGGCGGGCAACGGTGCGCTTCCCGGCGGCACCGCGCTGAACGTGAGCACCGGCGCGACCTTCGATGCGTCCGGCATCAACGCTGCCGACGTGAACCTCGGGGTGCTGATCGGCGGTGGCTCGGTGGTGATGGGCGCGAAGTCACTCACCCTGAGCGGCTCCGGCAATGGCTTCTTCAACGGCAACCTCAGCGGCAGCGCAGGGCTGAACAAGACAGGCACCGGCAAGCAGATCTTCGCGGGCCCCAACGCGTACCAGGGAGGTACGACGGTGTCCGGCGGAACACTGGCGCTGGAAGACGGGGGCTCCCTCTCCGGCCTCGGGGCGGTGAACGTCACGAGCGCGGGCACCTTCGACATCTCGGGCCTGAATGGCGCTGTCACCGCCATCGGTACGCTCGCGGGCAGCGGCCGTGTGGTGCTCGGTGACAAGGTGCTCTCAACCGGCGACGTGGCCGACAGCGTCTTCAGCGGCGTCATCGAAGGCGCCAATGGCGGCCTGATCAAGCGCGGCAGCGGCACGCTGTCCCTGGATGGCGTCAACACCTACGGCGGCGCGACCACGGTGCAGTCGGGGCAGCTGGCGGTGGGCGGCACTGCAGCCGCCAGCGGTGCGCGCATCGCGGGTTCGGTGGCCCTGGCTTCGGCCGCCACGCTCAGCGGCTTCGGCACGATCGGCGGCGACGCGACCATCAACAATGGCTCGCATCTCGCGCCGGGCGACCCGGCCGCCGGCTCCGGCATCGGCACGCTGCGCTTCGACCGCAACCTGACCTTGCAAGACGGCAGCCAGCTCGACTTCGACTTCGGTGCGCCCAGCGGCCTCGCGTCGGTGCCGGGCCAGAGCGACAACGTGGAGGTCGGCGGTGTCCTGACGATCCGTTCGGCCGTGCTGAACGTGCGCAACACGGGCAGCATGGGCCCGGGCCTGTACAACCTCTTCAAGTGGGGCGATGCGCTGGTGGTCTACGCCGGCGGCTTCGCGCCGCCGCCCGGCATGACGCTGCAGACGCTGGTGGCCAGCAAGCAGATCAACCTCATCACCACTGCAGGCTACACGCTCAACTTCTGGAACGGCAACGGCCTCGCGAGCCCGACGCAGATGGGCGGCGGCGACGGCACCTGGTCGGCGAACTCGCCCAATTGGGCCGATGAAAGCGGCGTCGCGAGCGGTCCCTTGCAGCCATCGCCGAGCTTCGCGATCTTCGGCGGCGCGGCCGGAAACGTGGCGGTGAGCAACACCGCGGGTGCGGTGCTCGCCAGCGGCCTGCAGTTCGCGAGCGACGGCTACCGCCTCTCGGGCGGCACCCTCACGCTGGTGGCCGACGCCGGCCATCCCGCGCCGGTGGAAGTGCGCGTGGGCGATGGCAGCGCGGGTGCCGCAGCCTGGAAGGCCACCATCTCGGGCGTCATCGCGGGCTCCGACGGCCTGGCAAAGACCGGTGTGGGCACGCTGGTGCTCAGCGGCGCGAACACCTACAGCGGCGGCACCACGGTGCGGGCCGGCACGCTGGAGGTGGCGGCTGACAACAACCTGGGCGCGGCTGGCGGCAACCTTACGCTCGACGGCGGCACGCTGCGGGCGACCACGGGATTCACCACCGACCGCACGGTGTCGCTCGGCTCGGGCGGCGGCGGCATCGACGTCGCCCCGATCCAGACGCTGCGCCTGGACGGTGCGATCTCCGGCGATGGCGCGCTCGTGAAGACCGGCGCCGGCACGCTCGTGCTCGGTGCGGCCAACGCCCATAAGGGCGGCACGGCCGTCAACGAGGGCACGCTCGAAGCTGCCGCGACCGGTGCACTGGGCAGCGGCGCCGCCTCCGTCGCCAGCAACGCGGTGCTCGTCTTCAGCGGCAGCGCGCAGAGCGGTTCCCAGACCATCACCGCAGCCGAGCGCGCATCGCCGAGCGCCAACGCAGGCTTCGTGCAGTTCCGCGACAGCGCGTCGGCGGGCAGCGCACACCTCGTGATGAACAGCGGTGCATCGGCCGAGTTCCGCGACAGCGCCAGCGCGGGCACCGCGGTCATCGACAACCACGGCGGCCTGAGCAACTTCATGGCCAATGCCACCGCCGGCAAGTCCACGATCACCAATTACGCCGGCGGCCAGATCAACCTGCTGGACAACGCCAGTGCGGGGCAGGCGACCTTCGTCAACAAGAGCGGCGGCCTGATCGACGTGTTCGACAACGCCACCGCCGACCAGGCCACCGTGGTGAACGAAGCCGGCGGTCGGCTGCGCATCAGCTCGCTCACAGGCGGTGGCATCGGCATCGGCTCGCTCGGCGGCGCAGGCAACGTGATCCTCGGCGCGAAGGCGCTGACCACCGGCGGGCTGAATGCCGATACGGAAGTCTCCGGCGTGATCTCCGGCACGAACGGCTCGCTCGTGAAGATCGGCACCGGCGCGCTCACCCTCTCGGGCGCCAACACCTACACCGGCGGCACGGCGCTGCGCCAGGGCCGGTTGAACGTCGGGCATGCGCAGGCGCTGGGCACCGGCGCGCTGACGATGGACGACGACACCACGCTGGGGTTCGCCGCCGATGGGCTCACGATCGCCAACGCGATCCAACTCACCGGCAAGAACGACCCCGTCATCGACACCGGTGCGTTCAACGGCACGCTGAGCGGCAGCATCAGTGGCGGCGGCTTCGTCACCAAGCAAGGCACGGGCACCCTGACGCTAATGGGCGCCAACACCTACACGGGCGCGACCAACGTGGCGCAGGGCACGCTGAAGGCGGGCGCGGCCAACACCCTCAGTGCGGCGTCGGCGCACAGCGTGGCCTCAGGCGCCACGCTGGACCTCGCGGGCTTCAGCCAGACAGTGGCCTCGCTCGCCAACAGCGGCGTCGTCTCGCTTGCCGGCGCCACGCCCGGCACGACGGTCACCGTCAACGGCAACTACGTGGGCAACAACGGCGTGCTGAAGCTCGGTACCGCGCTGAATGCCACGGGCCCTTCGGACCGCCTGGTGATCGACAGCGGCGCGGCCAGCGGGCGCACCAGCGTGCAGTTCGCCAACCTCGGCGGCCTGGGTGCACTCACCAGCGGCAACGGCATCGAGGTGATCACCGCGAAGAACGGCGCCACCACGACGGCCCAGACCACCAAGGATGCCTTCATGCTCGCGGGCGGGCAGGTCAATGCCGGCGCCTACGAGTACCGGCTGTACGCGGCCGACGCCAACGGCGCAGGCGAGAACTGGTACCTGCGCTCCAGCCTGCCGGCGAGCGTGCCGCAGGCGCCTGCGGCGCCCATCATCACCTACCGCGCCGAGGCCTCGCTCTATTCCGCGCTCCCCGGCCAGCTGCGCCAGGGCAACCTCGCAATGCTCGGCGACCTGCGCAAGCGCGTAGGCGACGATGAGGTGAAGGGCACCTCGACCAACCCTGCCGGCTCCGATCGCCGCGCCTGGGCCCGCGTGCTCTCCACCGACATCGACATCCAGCAGGGCGGCACGGTATCGCCATCCAGCAAGGGCCGCCTCACCGGGTTCCAGGCCGGCACCGACCTGCTGGCCACGCCGAACTGGCGCGCAGGCCTCTACGTCGGCCAGCTCGACGGCGACGCCAGCGTGCGCGGCTTCGCCAGCGGCATCCAGAACCTCGGCGTGGGCCGCAACGACCTGCGCAGCCAGTACGTGGGCGTGTACGGCACCTACACCACCGACAGCGGCTTCTATGCCGACGCCGTGGTGCAGTCGGGCCGCCATCGCTACATCGTCGAGCCGCTGGCCAGCCTGGGCGTGGGCGGCAAGGGCAACAGCCTGCTGGGCTCCATCGAGGTGGGGCAGTCCCTCGCGCTGGGCGGCAGTGGCTGGCGCATCGAGCCGCAGCTGCAGCTGATCCACCAGCACATGGACCTGGGGAACTCCGCGATCGCGGGCGCCATCGTCCAGCCGCAGGCCGACAGCGGCTGGATCGCGCGCGCGGGCGTGCGGGTCAAGGGCGAGATCGCCACGGGGCTCGGCACGCTGCAGCCGTACGGCCGCTTCAACGTCTACCGGACATCGAGCGGCGCGGACATCGCGCGTTTCGTGAACGGTGCGACCACGACCGACATCGCAGCGCCGACCGGCGGCACGAGCACCGAGCTTGCGGGCGGCTTCACGCTTGCCTTGGGCTCCTCGACCAGCCTCTACGGCGAGATCGGCAAACTGTGGTCATCCGGCGGCGACGCCAGGGTCAGGAGCGGCATCAACGGATCGATCGGCGTGCGCGTGAAGTGGTAA
- a CDS encoding type II toxin-antitoxin system Phd/YefM family antitoxin has translation MPSASNIKSISYLKSHAAQIAEDLEMNGTPFFITQNGEASMVIESVSQFQEKESLIAALKVIALGEKDRAQGQGISAAESRAQLAAARQRRK, from the coding sequence ATGCCATCCGCCTCCAACATCAAGTCCATCTCCTATCTGAAAAGCCATGCCGCCCAGATTGCCGAAGACTTGGAGATGAACGGCACGCCGTTCTTCATCACCCAGAACGGAGAGGCGAGCATGGTGATCGAGAGTGTCAGCCAGTTTCAGGAAAAAGAGTCACTGATCGCCGCTTTGAAGGTTATCGCGTTGGGTGAGAAGGATCGCGCGCAGGGTCAGGGTATATCCGCTGCCGAATCCCGCGCGCAACTGGCCGCGGCGCGCCAACGTCGCAAGTAA